DNA from Strigops habroptila isolate Jane chromosome 2, bStrHab1.2.pri, whole genome shotgun sequence:
TATAAGATCATGATGCATACCTAGATGTTTTTGCTTTCGCCTGTGGTGAGCCTGAAGCTGAATCAGAAGCTGTGTCTGAGATTTCTGTAAACATTTGTGAGTCATTTAAGCACTTTAAGTTATGTGGGATCTGATCTTTGATTTCTGCTCTTCACCTCTGAGCCGAATTAACTCActgaatttcactgaaatttcatcattttttcttgttgcacATATCTGAGCTCTGCACCCAGATGTGACCATTCGGAGTTGACAGCTACTGCCCTGAAGAACACAGTGTGGAGTTAGCTGCTGTAAATAGCAGAAGTGGTTGATGAACCAGCTTCTGTGGCAGCTGTGGGGTACAACAACAATGTGGGGTATCTTTATAAATattctttaataaatatttcttttttttttttgtcttctaatGACAGGTCAAATGCCAAGACTTTCTAAAGTCAATCTTTTTACTTTGTTCAGCCTCTGGATGGAGCTCTTTCCTTCCACTGAGCAACAGAAGAAATCGCAGGTAAAATGTCTATGCTTGGTGTCAGTTGGTCTTTCTGAACAGTTCCTACAGTGAATGGAACATAACTGCTCTTTACACCACAGAtaagtcagagaaaaaaaaaaacaaaaccaaacaaatccgCTGATAATagttttttcaattatttcttggaagcagaaaaaaatccagtgctGGGAGAAAAGTAGCAGGCTGGTTAAATAGCTACTTCTGAAAATCCTTGAAAGGCAAGGTGTACCCCAGACAGCTGAAGCAAATGCTAAAAAATGGGGAGTATTTTAAGAGCCTAACAAAAGAGGCATGGTGTATACCCGGCACTTTGGAGCATATGCTGATTGTAACTTTACGAACAGCGTGCTTGATGGTGTAGAGGTGTTCTTTTAGAATTACAGTGTTCATGGTTGTAGATGAGTTCTCTTACAGAGTGGAGGTGCACAGGACTATCTGAAATGTTTGCTGATCAAGAACTTGTAGATAACTACCTTAGTCACAGTGAAAAGAAACCGTCTTTGAGAATGGATCTGCTAAATAGCAGCCAGTTACACTTCAGAGTGTCCTGGAacagcatgttttcttctgtgatcAGAGTTCTTATTGTGATTACTACATTGTGCAGAGCATAGCTATGTGCTAAGATCCATAGCACATGGATTGGCCAGGACACAAAAagataggaaaataatttgagtGACAGGCCTAATTTTCAGAGTTTGGTATATCTGAAAGAGGTATAGATGAGTCTATACCTGTATCTATAGATTATGTCTGTCACTATAcagatttcaaaagcagtttcaaaCTTAGTAATTCAGTTAGGAATGGCACTTGGGCTATCTGTAGGGCTTTAGTACAGCCTCATTTCTGTAACCACAAAGAAATTGGGTAATTTACAGATCCGAGGTGACACTGTTCTGGTAGCAGCCGAACTGCATAATTTGAAGTTTGAAGTTTCACCAGTTTCATCCAACTAGCTTGTGTCCAGTTTCCTTATGATACATGGGAATGCACATGTAAGAGCTCTTGTTTATGGTATGCAGACTTTTTCCATGGAATATTCTTTAGAACCAGGATTCATTTCTATAAATGAAGAGACAGAAGTAAAGCTAAAGAAGCTATTGGCTCCCAGGATAGTCAAGCTTaagacagaaattaaactgaTAGCATTTCCAGATGCTGGATTATTCAGAGGGTTTTACAGCTATAATTGACAgaattttctgtgctgctcctggATTTTGGTATGGGCAAAGCAATGACcaaaaaaatcaggaatttGCTACAAGTCCCTGTTTGAAGTTTGACAGGAGCACAGCACTCTGGTATTAAAAAGCACATGTAGAAActacacagacacacagaaatattGCTTAGGGAAGTGTTAACAGAGATTGTTTAATGATTCATATCACAATTGGTAGTGAAGACCCATATGCTCTAATCCTGGTTGGTCACTGTTACCTAAGGAAGAGCTGTAACATTGCTATGGACTTGATgttgaaaaaaagtaaaataataataatagcaatgcatttttctgtaggTGAAGAAGAGTGGCCTAGTTGTGGTAAAAAACATGAAGATTGTTGGTCTTCATTGTTCCAGTACAGACTTGCATGCTGGCCAGATTGCACTCATAAAACATGGATCAAGACTTAAAAACTGTGATCTTTATTTCTCCAGAAAACCGTGTTcaacttgtttaaaaatgatTGTAAACGGTAAGCAGTGACTGTAGTAGATTAAGGGTAAATGTTATGCTTGTGACTGGTGGTGTCAGAAAGCCCCTTTTCTCTTTGGATTGTCCCAGTTATGAAAGCAAATCCCTAACGTGTGTGGCCTGCACTGATATTTTCCACAAGGCTGAAAACAATATTGAATGTACATTTTCCTGGAGCTGATGATCAATAGATAAGGGTTTGCTACTGAGACCCTATTTCTCTGTGCAGCTATTACTATTGGTGATGCTTGTCTCTTGGTTGGGATGCACTGCTGAGATGCTGACATACCAGTTGCGTTTTGCCAAAGCAACCTACACTAAGCCTGATGATTAGGCCTAGATAGCTACATTTTTCCTTGCGCTCCCATTGCTTGTCAGTGGCACCAGAGAAAGGATGTCTTTTATGCAGAAATCACAGGGAGTACTTtaggttttcattttcccaAGTGAGATGAAGAATATCAGATTATTCACTTCCTTAAATGGGATCTGCTGACACAACCCTTCTGCAAGCATTGATTTTTAATCTCAGCAGCAACTTCTGTTAGTGCTAGCTTTTTTGTGTGGTGTTAATATATCTGGTGTAGTTAAGATGCAAAATTAGACTGTCACAAAGATCTTAGAATTTAGGAAACTCCAATTTTTGTCTACAGTCTGCTTATCAAGTTAGATAACCTCTTGATACTTGTATCTACTAGCATTTTTGTTGTCCAGACACCCCTTAAGCAGCACTTGGGGCCTTAAAGGAGTAAAACCAGGGTTAAGCAACAGTGTTGAATATGAGGTTTATGTTCCACCGTACTTGTATGGTTCCTATTGCTGCATTATCTTCTCTTCCAGCTGGGGTGAACAGGATTTCTTACTGGCCTGCAGATCCTGAAATCAGCTTGCAGAATGAGGCGTCCAATCCCATGCCTACAGATGATGCAAAGCTAGATGCCAAAGCAGTAGAAAGACTGAAGTCAAATAGCCGTGCTCGTGTGTGCGTGCTGCTTCAGCCCTTGGGGTGCTCCATGGTGCAATTTGTTGAAGAAACTTCCACTGAGTTTGATTTTATTCAAAAAATAGTAAAATCTCAGCCTGACTCTGATACTGACTTTTACACTGCATGTAGAcaagagagaataaaagagTATGAAAGTTTATTCCTAATTTCAAATGAGGAAATGCACAAGAAAATATTGATGACAATAGGACTGGAGAACCTCTGTGAAAATCCGTACTTCAGCAACCTGAGGCAAAATATGAAAGATCTTGTCTTGGTCTTGGCAACAGTGGCTGCCAGTGTCCCTGTGTTTGGATGCTTTGGATTTTACAACAGTGAATCACAACGAACAAATGAAACAGACCATCAGAGTTTGCCCCAAGAAGTTGCAAGGCACTGTATGATACAAGCCAGACTACTCGCATACCGGACAGGTGAGTTGTTACAGTACTGCAGGAAGAATGGGTCTCATGAGCAGAGCAAGTTCCTCATTTCAGTCTTATTCTTCCAAATAACTCCTTGAGCAAGCTGCTGAATTCTGTTTCTACATCTGTGAAACAGGAGCAGCAGTAATAGTAAAAACTCCACAGGGGTACCTAGTATTGTGTGCGAAAACTTTCCAAGAGAAACGCAGTGCAGGTATTTAGGAAATCCTGCCCTGCCAACATGTCCAACACCTATCTGAAAAAAAGACTACAATGGCATTTAAATTCTTCAAGCTGCTCTGAGGCTGTTTTTACTGTGGCTTCACAAGATGCTTCTGTAAGCAAATACATGCCAATATTTCGAGCAGATTATGTAcacttcttcagaaaaaaggaGTGGAACAATGGCCTTTCAGTAAGGCATTGAGTACAGTTATATTAAATTTCCTAGTTCTAATCTTATTagtgaaaatgcttttatatcTGATGGGGGGTTTCTTCGCAGGGATGCTGGAATTTTGATGTACATGGGTTTTGGGTAGAAGGATAGTTATTGACCATCTTTTGATGATACAGATGACTTCTGTTAGCTACTTTATTCTGTCTGGGTAGCGATGCAGCAAACTGGTACGTTCTTGCAGAGAACAGAATATGAAGAGCTAAAACTTGGTAGTACTCCTTAGTGTTGGCTTTTTTCATGTAGATAGGATAGTTGCTTTTTTAAAGGTACCCTCTGTGAATTTGGTCACCAAAAGTTGCAGAAGAGATGGCATTGTTAGAAATAATTTAGAAGTTTCATGGAACCAgttgtgagggttttttgtaCATCTACTGCTGTACAGAGCACAATGGAATGACCAAACTTGACTATTCATTCTTGAGGCagcaaaattcagttttacCTGTGCTGTTCAGCGTGGACTCAGGTCTGTGTTTTGAGCAAACTCTTACTCCACTATAgtcctgaaataaaataaataaacagcacacacacatatttagGTGCTTTGCATTATTATAGGATGTTTTCTATGCTGACTTAATATACATGAGTGACTAATAAATATGCAGAATATAAAGTCAGCCCTCATAAAATATATCTTTGGGAGGAAAGATCCTCTTTGAGGTGGCTGTATGTGTTAGTGGTACCTAGGATGATGGAAATAGTTAATTGTCTTCTGTGTCACTGGaaacttgaaacatttttttctccttgataGCTCAGTTTTTACTGGTCAAGACTCTCATCGGTAGCTACTGGGGAAGATTTCCAAGTTTCATGAAAATCTTCCAAGTCACATAATGAAAGttctgctctggttttcctGTGGTGGTGACAGGAAACACCCCCCAAAATAGGATTATTAACATTTTGTTGCTGAATTAAGTATAAAATACAACTAATTTTGATAGGACTTCAGACCACAGAGCCATAAACTTCAGGAATGGCAGAAAGTAAGTAATTAAATGGTAAACACCTAGAAAGTTTTTATCAGTTTGCCGTCTCACATGTGGACCTGTCCACACATATTCTTGGCACACATATTCTCGTGTGATATATGTATTCACACCTTAGCATGTGTGAACAAATGTATGTAGCAGTGTTGAATGGCTGGCCTTGCAGTTAAAGTACACCCGCCTTTTGCAGTAGACTTGTATGACATAGAAGctcttaatttttctgcatttcttttctcctatcCATGAAGCAACAATGAATATTATTCCTTACTCTAGGATGTCATATGTTAATGTATAGGTAACTCAGAAgtggtttatttattatttgctgCTAAAATGTTATGTATTTTAGAGGACCATAAAACAGGAGTTGGAGCTATTATTTgggcagaagaaaaatcagtaagtATTGAAAAAGTTACTCTTTCTTGCACTCACGATTCATCCACTTGTATCTGCTTTGAGCTGTTATTTTGCTTCAAGTTTTTGCACGTGCATTTTTCATACACACGCACAGCACTGTAGAAATCTCATTCTTTAGTAACTAAGTTAATGACTGCTTATTTGATAGTGCTGTCAAGATGAAGGGGAAGTATAAATGAGTTCAATAACTACCACAGTGTCTCTGCTTACTTTTCCAGTGTGCCTGTTTCCCTGGCCATTGTCAGTTATTGCAGGTGTCCTGGCTGCAGAGTTTTGCCACAGCTGCTGATCAGGCAGCATGTGCCTGTTCTGCAGGTCCCTCtttgcagcttttattttggAGAGCTCCCAGTACAATCAAGCCTCACAATCTCTGAAGGATTTTTGTTGCCATTGAAATGCCACAGTGGCTTTAGCACGTTTCTTTTTGGACCAAAGTGCTGTTTTTCTACAAATATTGTAACTGTGCTTTTTCCATCCAAGCATAAAGTTTTTATTCCTTAATGTCTCTGATTATGCATGTTACCAGTCCCAGGGAGCCTCATTCTTCATGTAGCTGCAACATACTCTTCATTGGTTTTTAACACTGCAGTCATCAGCTGctcattgctgttttctttcttgtcctgATATCAGTCACTGATTGCTACTTGGACAGCCCACTGGTCACTTGGTCTGTTGAGAGACAGGTGAAGCACAGTCTCTGGCACATCAGGAACTAATGCCAATTTTGGACATTGCAGAAAAGGTCAAGGACTGAATCCTTCCTACTTTTTGTTCCTGCTATCAGTACTACCTGATAAAAGGAAAGCCCCTAAAGTCTGGTGCACTGTGTTGTGTGCAGTGTTACAGTTTAGTGGAAAAGCTCCATACAGACACAGACCAGTCAGCAAGAGCTGAGTTCTCTTTTTAACTGCCGTAACTTGGCGTGAACTGTGAAAGTACACATTGCACAACACTTTGACTTAATACTCAGTGTAAATGTCTCCTACTTTAATGGTTTGCTTCCTgttgcagagaagctgtgatgGAACAGGAGCAATGTATTTTGTAGGCTGTGGTTACAATGCCTTTCCTGTTGGATCTGAATATGCTGATTTTCCACACATGGATGATAAACAAAAAGATCGGGAAATCAGAAAGTTCAGATACATTATACATGCGGAGCAGAATGCCTTAACATTCAGGTAATGGGCTTATTTTTACCACAGAGAAGCATGAGATGGTTCAGAAACAATTCCATGACAACTGCATGATGTCACTGTGATGACATGTGGATTGCAATCATGGTCTTGCTTATGCCTGTGATGCAGAACTTGGATGTGCATGGATGCAGTCAGCTTCTGGggtttcttcagatttcttaagtgaatttggtttttaaaggaTATTCACTCCGATGCATGGCAGCTGTCCTTCAGGTACAAGCTACTGCCCCTGTTTCCTGCTAGGACCATGCTGTGACCTGAAATATGAAAGCGTGGCAATTGTTGAGGCTTCAACAATGATATATGTGGAGAGGTGGGGTGGGTGGTTTGTTCACACCCAAACTAGTCATCACTGCGTACTTGTGTACTTCATTAGGAATAAGTGGCTTCTGAGAGtaggtcatagaatcatagaatcacataaCACAACacttctttgcttgcttttgtgaGGTATGAAGTTTGTCACCATTAAAAACTATCG
Protein-coding regions in this window:
- the CDADC1 gene encoding cytidine and dCMP deaminase domain-containing protein 1 isoform X2 codes for the protein MHGAEEAAEGPRVSAASTQTDSMTGQMPRLSKVNLFTLFSLWMELFPSTEQQKKSQVKKSGLVVVKNMKIVGLHCSSTDLHAGQIALIKHGSRLKNCDLYFSRKPCSTCLKMIVNAGVNRISYWPADPEISLQNEASNPMPTDDAKLDAKAVERLKSNSRARVCVLLQPLGCSMVQFVEETSTEFDFIQKIVKSQPDSDTDFYTACRQERIKEYESLFLISNEEMHKKILMTIGLENLCENPYFSNLRQNMKDLVLVLATVAASVPVFGCFGFYNSESQRTNETDHQSLPQEVARHCMIQARLLAYRTEDHKTGVGAIIWAEEKSRSCDGTGAMYFVGCGYNAFPVGSEYADFPHMDDKQKDREIRKFRYIIHAEQNALTFRCREIKPDERSMIFVTKCPCDECVPLIKGAGIKQIYAGDVDAGKKKADISYMKFGEVEGVSKFTISL
- the CDADC1 gene encoding cytidine and dCMP deaminase domain-containing protein 1 isoform X1, yielding MRTPRPRRRPEGGAGSPWGRAGRGWGGAGHRAVPAPPPGPASAPMHGAEEAAEGPRVSAASTQTDSMTGQMPRLSKVNLFTLFSLWMELFPSTEQQKKSQVKKSGLVVVKNMKIVGLHCSSTDLHAGQIALIKHGSRLKNCDLYFSRKPCSTCLKMIVNAGVNRISYWPADPEISLQNEASNPMPTDDAKLDAKAVERLKSNSRARVCVLLQPLGCSMVQFVEETSTEFDFIQKIVKSQPDSDTDFYTACRQERIKEYESLFLISNEEMHKKILMTIGLENLCENPYFSNLRQNMKDLVLVLATVAASVPVFGCFGFYNSESQRTNETDHQSLPQEVARHCMIQARLLAYRTEDHKTGVGAIIWAEEKSRSCDGTGAMYFVGCGYNAFPVGSEYADFPHMDDKQKDREIRKFRYIIHAEQNALTFRCREIKPDERSMIFVTKCPCDECVPLIKGAGIKQIYAGDVDAGKKKADISYMKFGEVEGVSKFTWQLNPLHTNAIEFHDPTARENGVQKTKSLDDQQHQSKKLCLGHY
- the CDADC1 gene encoding cytidine and dCMP deaminase domain-containing protein 1 isoform X3, with protein sequence MELFPSTEQQKKSQVKKSGLVVVKNMKIVGLHCSSTDLHAGQIALIKHGSRLKNCDLYFSRKPCSTCLKMIVNAGVNRISYWPADPEISLQNEASNPMPTDDAKLDAKAVERLKSNSRARVCVLLQPLGCSMVQFVEETSTEFDFIQKIVKSQPDSDTDFYTACRQERIKEYESLFLISNEEMHKKILMTIGLENLCENPYFSNLRQNMKDLVLVLATVAASVPVFGCFGFYNSESQRTNETDHQSLPQEVARHCMIQARLLAYRTEDHKTGVGAIIWAEEKSRSCDGTGAMYFVGCGYNAFPVGSEYADFPHMDDKQKDREIRKFRYIIHAEQNALTFRCREIKPDERSMIFVTKCPCDECVPLIKGAGIKQIYAGDVDAGKKKADISYMKFGEVEGVSKFTWQLNPLHTNAIEFHDPTARENGVQKTKSLDDQQHQSKKLCLGHY